The region GGGTACGACGTGGGTGGGGGAGCCGCCATGCGGGGTGGTGCCGAGACCGGCACGCGGGGTGGTGCCGAGACCGGCACCGTGACGAGGGGCGTGGTCGGCGGCTCGATCGCCGGAGGTGGAGCCGGAGGCTGGGGCGGAGCGGGCCGGGGGGCCGGAGCCGGTGTGTGGGTGGCAGCGGGTGGCGTGACAGGCGTGGGCGGCGCGATGGGCGGCGTGACGGGTGGCGGAGTGGTGGCCTGTGCCGGGGCGGTCACCATCGTGACCGTGCCCTCGTCCCTGTCGGTCTGGGGGAGCCCGAGGTAGTCGCGGGCTGCCCGTACCGTCCAGTGGTCGTTGCCCAGCACCCCGGATCCGGTGGTGGCCACCCGGGTGAAGTTGCGTCGGGCCTCGTGTCGGTTGCCCAGTGCCTCGGCCACCGTGCCGAGTTCGAAGGAGATCGCGAGCAGCAACGGGTCGGCGTCCCCCCACCGGCGCTGCCCGTCGGCCAGTGCCTCTTCCAGGACGCGTCGGGCCGAGGCCGGATCGTCGGCTTCCTGGTGTAGCCGGGCCAACATGTGCGCGGTGCTGAGTACCTCTGGATGATCCTTGCCGTATGCGGCGCGGCCGGCCTCGAGCGCGGCCGTCAGCAGGTGGCGGGCGCCGGCGAGGTCGCCCGCGTCGCGACGCGCCTGGGCGTCGCGTTGTACGGCGGGAAGTGGGGGCGGCTGGGACACGTCCGTCATGCTGCCCGTCCCGAGGGGGGAAACGCCAGTCGACAGGCCTGGCCGACCCCCGTCTTCCCGCCGATGAGAAAACTCTGATTCTGAGCGAGATTATCTACAACAGAACTATCTGCTAAGGTTCGTTCGTCGAGATCGGTCGACTGGAGGGTCGAGAAGATGAACACGAGCAGGAACGACGGGATCGGTGTGGTCGAAGAGACCGCACAGTCGGCGACGGGGGCGCAGCGGCCGGGATCCGGCCCCGCACCTCGGCGACTCGGCACCGGGGAACTGTCCCGGTTGCTGAGCGAACAACAGTTCGGGGTGCTGGCGAGCGTGAAACGCGACGGGCACCCACACCTGTCCACCGTCCTCTACCGCTGGGCCCCGGAAGAACGCATACTGCGGATCTCCAGTACGGCCGACCGGCTCAAGGTGCGCCAGCTCAAGCGCGATCCGCACGTCGCGCTGCACGTCAACGGCCCGGATGTCTGGTCCTTCGCGGTCGCCGAGGGCGAAGCGGAGGTCTCGGCGGTCTCGGCCGTCCCCGGCGACGCGATCGGACGGGAACTGCTCGCTCTGACCCCCGGCTTCACCGATCCCGCCGACGAGGCGGCGTTCCTCGACCAGTTGGTGGCGGAGCAGCGGGTGGTGATCCGGATCCGGGTGTCCCGCCTGTACGGCACTGCCCTGGACATCCCGACCGGGGAGTGACCCACCCCGGGATCGCCGCAGCAGCGACGATCCCGGGTGGCCCGTCGATCCCCCGATCAGTACGCGTCGAGCCGCCGGTGCGGATCGGTCGCCACCGCGTCGAGTAGCCGGACGAACCGGTCGCACCAGTCGACGACCGTGCGCTCGTCGAACAGGTCGGTCGCGTACTCGACGGCACCGGACACCTCGCCCCCATCCGGCTTCAGCATCAGCGAGAAGTCCCGGCGGGCACAGGCCAGGGGCTGGTCGAGCACCCGCACGCCGAGGTCCGGCAGGGACAGTGCGGGCAGCACCGGGTTCCAGGCGAACAGTGCGGTCCCGACCGGCGGGGGCTGGCCGGGCCGCCACTGCGGATCGAGTTCCTGGTAGACCACGGTCACCGGGGCCGGCTGATGCCGTACCGCGTCGAGGACGCTGATGTCGGTGGCCGACATCAGCGCGGCGAAGGTCGATTCGCCGGTCGGGCGGAGCCGAAGCAGCATCGGGCTGGCGAAGAGGCCGACGACCGGTTCGTGCTCCCTACCGGCACGATGGGCGTACGGGCTGGCCAGCACGATATCGTCACCGCCGGTGAGCCGGGACAGCAGGAGCGCGTACGCACTGGCGAACACCGGGAACAGTGTGGCCCTCGTGTCCTGCGCCAACTCGGTCAGCCGACCCGTGATCGTGGCGGGAACGGTGAAGGTGAACTCGGCCCCCGCCGCGGACCGGGCCGGGCGCGGCCGGTCGGTGGGCAACTCCAGCCGGGTCGGCGCGTCGGCGAGTTGACCGCGCCAGTACTTTCGTACCTCCTCGGTCGGGGGCGTGCCACGTTGCTGGCGGGCGTAGCTGGCGTAGCTGGCCACCAGGGGAGCGAGGGTGGGTGACCGACCGGCCACGGTCGCCGAGTAGGCCTCCGTCAACTCGTCCAGCAGCCGCAGGACCGACCAGCCGTCGGCGGCCAGGTGATGGATCAGCACCAGCAGTGACCACCGGTTCACGTCGACCTCGGCCAGCGTCGCCCGTAGCAGCGGCTCCCCTTCGACGAATGGCACGCGTCCGGTGGCGATGGCCCAGGCTTCAACGTCGTCGGGGGCCACCGTCGACGCCGCCACGGTGACCGGCCGGTGGGCGAATACCTGCTGGAACAGCGCCCCGTTCCGCTCCACGATCCGGGTACGCAGTGCGGGGTGCCGGTGCACCAGGGTGTCGAGCGCGCCGGTCAGCGCCGGCACGGACAGCGGTCCGGTGAGATCCACCCGCAGCGCGATGTGTACGGCCGGCGGATCCGGCACCTGCCGCTGCCGCCACCACATCTGTTCCTGCTGGTAGGTGGCGGGAGCCTCGTCCTCCACCGCCCGGCCCCCGCTGTCCACCGCCGAGTCACCGGCGGTGAGTGCAGCCGGCGTGGGGTCACCGGCGGTGAGCGCAGCCGGCGTGGCGTCGCCGGCGGTGAGTGTGGCCGCAAGCTGTCGGATGCCGGTCGAGGTCAGTAGCCGGTGCACCGGCACGGTCGTACCGAACAGCTCGGAGAGCCGGTTGGCCAGCCGTACCGAAGCCAACGAATGCCCGCCGACTGCGAAGAACGCCTGATCCATCGGCAGTCGGGACACCCCGAGTGCCGCACACCACGCATCATGGACCAGCCGTTCCGCCTCGCTGAGCCCGGCACCGTCCTCAGGATCGGCATCGCCGTCGGTACCGACGGCCTCGCTGGAACGGCTGGCCCGGTCCGACGTATCGGCCGAGTCCAGTTCGGTGGCGAGGCGGGACAGGGGGAGCGCCGGATTGGCCGTGGCCCGACCCAGCACGCGGTGGAAATCGGTGAGAAAGCCCCGGACGGTCGCCTCGTCGAAGACCTCGGTACGGAACTCGACATGACAGCGGATCTGCTCATCGTGCGAGAGGTAGACCATCAGGTCGACCGGGGCCTTCGCCAGGCCCTGCGGCAGCGGGGTGGCGGTGATCCCGGGCAGGTCGTACGCGAAGGCACCGCCGCTCTCGTATTCGACGGCGACGTCGAACAGCGGGTGCCGACCCTGCTCCCGTAGCGGGTCCAGCTCCCGTACCAGGTCGTCGAAGGGCAGCCCGGTGTGTGGCAGACCGTCCACGACGGCCCGTTGGACCCGCGTGGCCAACTCGGCGAAGGTCGGGTCTCCGGTCAGGTCGAACCGCAGCGGCACGGTGTCGACGAAGAAGCCGACGAGATCGTTGGTCTGCTCGTCGCGGCTGGTCACACCGGTACCCAGGACGAAGTCCCGCTCGCCGCTGGCCCGACCGACCATGACAGCGAAGGCCGTCATCAGGGTGCTGAAGACGGTCACCCCGGTGGTCCGGCTGAACCGACCGATCTCGGCGGTGAGCGCGGTGGGGATGGTCTCGAACAGGCTGCGCCCGGCCGCCGATGGCGCTGCCGGCCGGGGCAGGGCAGAGGGAAGCACCAGGGCGGGTGCGGGCGGGGTCAACAGCTCCCGCCAGTACCGCAGGTCGGTCGCCCGTTGTGCCGGATCGGTCCGCCGGCCCCGGGCCAACTCGGGGTAGGTCACCGGCAGGGCCGGTAGCGCCGGTGCGCCGCCGGCCGACCGGGCGCGGTAGCAGGCGGAGAGGTCCCGGGTGAAGACCCCGTACGAGTGGCCATCGGTCGCGAGATGGTGGAACGACGTGACCAGGACGTGGTGCGTGGCGGAGAACCGCAGCAACCGGAACGCGAACGGCGGACCGCCGAACAGGTCGAACCGCCGCTGACTCTCCTCGTCCAGTGCCTGCCGCACAGCATCCGCCTCGGTCCAGCCGGTACGGCCCACGACCGGGCACTCCACCGCCACCTCCCGGTGGAGCACCTGCATCGGTTCGCCGGCCACCAGCCGGTAGGAGGTACGTAGCGGCGCGTGCCGGTCGACCACGTCACGCAGCGCCGTCCGCAAGGCGGCGACGTCCAGCGCGCCGTCCAGGCGGGTCGCGGCGGCCTCGTTGTACGCCGGGGTGCCCGGCTGCATCTGCTCGACCAACCAGAGCCGTCGTTGGGCCGGGGACAGGGGAGCCAACTCGGGGTGGGCCGGACCGACCTCGGTCGGCACCTGTCCGTCGTTGTTGTCGTCGCGGTGGTGGGGCGTCGACCAGTGGTGGGGCGTCGACCAGTGGTGGGGCGTCGACCGGTGGCGTGGCGTCGAGCGGCGGAGCGCGTCGATGAACGGTAACCCCGCGCGTACGGTATCCGGCGGTACCCCGAAGTCGACGAAGCAGGCGATCTCGTCCGCCCCGGCGTCGAGTACCGCTCGCACCACCTCCCGGCTGCTCTCCGGTGAGCCGATCAGGGCCCGCTGCTCGCAGTAGCGCTCGTACGCCTGGGCGAGGAGGAACCGCAGGTCGTCCTCGGGGGTGTTGGCCAGGTCGATGTTGATGCCGAGACTGTTGGTGACCTGGCCGAGCAAACTGAACGAGGACCGCAGGTACGCGCAGAACGGCTCGAACGCCTGCCGGCGTGCCTTTTCGGTGTCCGCACCGAGGAAGGTGTGCAGCAGCACCGCGACCCGACCACCCGCCGGGTCCCACCCGTGCTCGGCCCGGGTACGCCGATACAGCGCGATGTTTCTGGCGAGTTGGTCGACGTCCTGGGTCATCAGGTTGGTGACCACGCCAATGTTCCGCCGGGCCGCTTCCCGATAACTGTCGGGGTTGCCGACGATGGCGGTGAAGAAGGGGGGCATTTCCTGCACCGGTCGGGGGAAGAGTCGTACCTCGATCTGTTCTCCACTGCCGGACCGGGCCGGCACCGCCTCGCCCCGCCACAACTGCCGCACGGTTTCCAGGTGCTCGTACATCACCTGCTTGTGCCTGCCGAAGTTGTCGGGATAGAAGACGAAGTCGTTGGCATGCCAGCCCGGGGCGCAGCCCAGCCCCACTCGTCCACCGGACAGGTTGTCGACCATCGACCACTCCTCGGCCACCCGCACCGGGTGGTGCAGCGGCAGGACCACCGAGCCGGCGTTGAGCCGGATCCGCTCGGTACGGGTGGCGATGGCGGCGGCGAGCACCGACGGGTTGGGAAAGATCCCACCGAACGAGTGGAAGTGCCGTTCTGGGAACCACACCGCGTGGAAGTCGTGCGTATCGGCGTACTCGGCCGCGTCGAGGATCAACCGGTAGCGGTCCTGGTCGGCCGAGGCGGGGTAGTCGCCGAAGAAGTACAGGCTGAAGTCGGTGGTGCCGATCGCCGCTTTGCCGGCCACATCCGGCGACGCGGCCTTCTCCGGCACCGTGGCCTTCTCCGGCTTCTCCGGCTTCTCCGTCGACTCCGCCGACGCCCGCTGCGGCGACGGCGGTGCGACGGACTCCACCCGAACTGGCGGCGTGGCTCCGGCGAGTAGGTCGAGCTGTTGGCGCATCAGGTCGAGTTGCCGGTGAACGATCTCGGCGATCGCCGAGATTGTTCCGCCTGCCGTCGCACCGTCCGGTGCGGATGCCCGTTCCCGCGCCGGTACCGCCGGCTCGGCATCGGTCGTGGCAGCGATGGTTGCGGCCGGAGTGGCTGAGTCAGGGATGGTTGCGGCCGGAGCGGCTGAGGCTGAGGCTGAGGCGGTGGTAGTGGCGGCGATCGACTCGGCGAGCCGGCGCGGGGTGTTCAGGTCACCGAAGAGTTCGCGAACCGGCACCCGGACGCCGAACTCCCGGTCGACCTCGCGGGACATGGTGAGCAGCAGCAGCGAGTCGGCGCCGAGCCCCAGGAAGGTCTCGTCCGGCGTGATCTCCGACAGTTCGACACCGAGTCGGGTCGCGGTCATGGCCCGGACCTGTTCCAGAACCCCGTTCACGGCCGTGTCGTCTCCTGTCGTTCGGGTGGCGGTACCCGACAGTCCGGATATCCAGTGCGCACGTCGCTGGAAGGGGTACGTCGGCAGCGGCACCCGCCGCCCCCCACTGTCCCTGGTGGCAGCCGCCCAGTCGATCGGTGCGCCGGCGCAGTAGAGCGCCCCGACGGCCCGCCACAGTCCGGCCACGGGCGAGTGCTCGACGGGCTGCGACGGCAACCATCTGACGTCGGGCGTCGTTCTTCGGGCCAGGCCGGTCAGCGTCGCGTCCGGACCCGCTTCGACCACCAGATGCGTACCCAGGTTGGCGAGGCGGCGTAGTGCCGTGTCGAACTGGACCGGTTCCCGGGCCTGCCGGCACAGGTGGTCGGCGTCCGGCCGCCAGCCCGGCTCCCGGAGCACGCCGTCGAGGGTGCTGATGACGGGCAGCTGGATCGGCCGGATGGTGACCCCGTCGACCAGTTCACGGAGCTCGGTCAGCACCTTCTCCCCCACGGCACTGGTGTGGAATGCCCGGGTGACGGCCAGTTGTCGGCAGGGTACGCCCAGAAGTTTCGCCTGCCGCATCGCCGCCGTGACCGCCTCCGGTGGGCCGGCGACGACGTACCGGGTCGGGCCGTTGCACGCGGCCAGTTCCAGGTCGGAAACGACAGCCAGCAGCCGATCCAGGGCGGACCGGCCGGCGGCCACCGCGAGCATCGCGCCCGGCTCCATTCCGTCCCGCATGAGCCGACCCCGATGGCCGGCCAACCGGATCGCGTCGATGGCCGAGAGCGCTCCGGCGGCGGCGAGCGCGGCGAGTTCCCCCACGCTGTGGCCGAGCAGGTAGGACGGTTGTATCCCCCAGGTGTGCCACAGCCGGTACAGCCCGATGCCGAGGGCGACCAGGGCCGGCTGGCTCACCTCGGTCGGCGGACCGTCGGGTCCGGTGTGGGCGAGTTGTTCGTACAGGTCGCCGCCCACCGCCTGGTGGTAGCTGGCGGCGGTCTGCGCAAGCAGCTCACCCAGCACGTCGAACCGCTCGGCGAGCGCCAGCATCGGACGTAGGGTGCTGCCCTGGCCAGGGAACGCCATGGCCAGCGTTCCGACCCCCTGGGGCGGGATCTCGCCGGTCAGCACCACCTCGGTCAGCACCGCCCCGGTCGGGACCCGACCACCGGCCTGCCTTTCGTTCGCTACTGCGGCGCCCACTCGTTGCGCTCGCTCGCTCCGCACGCCCACGGGCCCGCTGCCCGCCACCCCGTCGAGGAAGGCGCCGAGGGCAGCCGCCAGTTCGGCGGGGGAGTCACCGAGAGCGACGAGACGGTGGCGCTGGTGGCGGCGACCACGGGTGGCGGTCACGACGAGGTCCGCCGGACGCGGCGGGTCCTGATTGGCCAGCCGGTCGCGGTACGCCCCGGCGAGCTGGCGCAGCGCAGCCGGGTCGGTGGCCGACAGTGGGAGCAGTCCGGGTGTCCCCGCCCTACCGGGCTGGTCAGTCGTCGGAGCCGGGGGTTCCTCGACGACCACGTGCGCGTTGGTGCCGCCGACCCCGAGGGCGCTGACGCCGGCTCGGCGGGGAGTGCCGTTCGACGGCCAAGCGGTCAGGGTGGTGGTGATCCGGAACGGGCCGCCGGTGAGGTCGATCGCCGGGTGCGGCCGGTCGAAGTTCGGCTGCGGCGGGATCTGGCCGGTACGAACCGCCAGCACCGCCTTGACCAGCCCGGCCAACCCGGCGCAGCTGTCCAGGTGGCCGATGTTCGCCTTCACCGAACCCAGATAGCGGGTGCCGGACGAATAGGCCTGAGCGAGCGCCTCGTGTTCGATCGGGTCACCGAGGGCGGTGCCGGTGCCGTGCGCCTCGACGTACCCGATGGACTCGGCTGGTACGGCGGCGGCGCGCAACGCCCGACGCACCACGTCCACCTGCCCCGCCACGCCGGGCGCGGTGAACCCGACCTTGCCGTCGCCGTCGTTGTTGACGGCGGTGCCGAGGACGACCGCGTGGATGGTGTCCCCGTCGGCCAGCGCCCGGTCGAGTCGCTTGAGGACGACGGCCACGACACCATTGCCCCCGACCGTGCCGTCGGCGTCCGCGTCGAAGGGCCGACATCGGCCCTGCCGGGACAGGACTGAGCCCTCGGCGTGACGGTAGCCGGTCACCTGCGGGACGTGTATCGCCGCCGCGCCTGCCAGCGCGATGTCGGCGTCGTCGTTGAGCAGGGCGAGCACGGCCAGGTGCACCGCGACCAGGGAGGTCGAGCAGGCAGTCTGGACATTCACCGCCGGCCCGGTCAATCCGAGCCGGTACGCCGCCCGGGTGGCGAGGAAGTCGGGCTGGTTGCCCAACGCCACGCCGATCGAGGTGGCCGGGTCCGCCGAATCGCTGGCCGTCGCCAGGTTGTTACGTAGGTAGGTGTGGTGGGAGTAGAGGTTCATCCCGCTGCCGGCGAAGAGTCCGATCCGGGCATCGCCACCACTGCCCGCGTAGCCGGCGTCCTCCAGTGCGTGGTGACAGGTTTCGAGGAACAACCGGTGTTGCGGGTCCAGCAGTTCGGCCTCTCGGGCGCTGATGCCGAAGTGGGCGGCGTCGAACCCGGCAATGTCGTCGAGGGCTCCGCTGACCGGTACGAAGTCGGCGTCTCGGATGGTCGCCTCAGGTACCCCGGCGGCGGCCAGTTCGTCGGGGGTGAAGCGGCGTAGGCTCGCCACTCCGTTGGTGAGGTTGGCCCAGTACTCCTCGATGGTGGCGGCACCGGGAAGCCGGGCCGCCATGCCGATGATCGCGATCCGTCGGTCGGACGCGAAGGGCGTCGGACCGTCCGTCGCCGGTCCGGGTGCGGGTCGGCTGATGTCCTGCTCCGTCGCCACCGTCCCGGTGAGGAAACCGGCGAGGGCATCGACGGTCGGGTGGGCGAACAGTGCCGGCTGCGGAACATCCCGGTCGAGTAGCTGTGCCAACCGGGCGCACAACCGCACGATCTGGACGGAGCCCAGCCCGAGTTCGTAGAAGGGACGGGTCGGATCCACCGGCCCAGCGACGATCTCGCTGACCGCGTCGAGCACCAGCTGACGTACGCCGGCCGGCGCTGGCGGCCTCATCGGCCCGCGCGTATTCGGCTTGGTTGCGAGGCCGTCCGGCTCTGTTGCTCGTTCCGTGTGCGGCCCGGCCGCCGCCGCTGGCTGGTACGCCCCGGCGAGGTAGCGCTGTCGCAGCACCGACCGTTGGATCTTGCCGCCGCTGGTCCGGGGAAACTCCGGTTCCGGTACGGCGACGACGTCGCCGACTGCGACGTGCAGCCGCTGCCCGACGAGCGCCGCGACATCCCGCTCGACCCGCCCTGGCTCGACCGGCTCGGCGGCATCCGGGACGTAGAAGATCACCAGCGTCTCCGTGCCCGTTTCCGCATCCGGTACGCCGCAGGCGGCGACCAGTCCGGGCACGATGCCGGCCGTTCCGGCCACGATCCGCTCGACCTCGTGGCTCGGGTAGTTGTGGCCGTTGAGGATGATCAGGTCCTTTTCCCGGCCGGTGATGGTGATCCGTCCGTCGACCATGAAGGCGAGGTCACCGGTGTCCAGCCAGCCCGGCTCGGGGAAGGCGGCCCGGGTGGCGTCCGAGTCGCCCAGGTAGCCGGGGGTGACCCGGGCCGAGCGGACCTGGAGCCGGCCGACCCGGGCTTCGGGCAGCACCTGGTTGGCCTCGTCGACGATGCGCAGCGTGGTGCCGGGTGCGGGCGGCCCGACCGACAGGAAGGTGGTGACCTCCTCCTCATGCTCCTCGGCCCACTGGAGGTCGCCGGTGAGGCTGCTGGTGCGTACCCGCTGCCAGCTGCCGGAGTCGCCGAGGGAGGCGAAGGTGATACCGGTGCAGGTCTCCGACATGCCCCAGGCGGGGCTCAGCACGGCGGCGGTCACTCCGGCCGGGGCGGTCACGTTGAGGAACGCTTGGAATGTCTCCCAGGTGCACTGTTCGCCTCCGCTGACCAGACGCCGGATCGTGCGTAGGTCCCAGCTGCGTCCGGCAGCCTGGTCGGTGGCCTGGTCGGTGGCCTGGTCGGTGGCCTGGTCGGCGGCCTGAGCGGCGGCCTGAGCGGCGGCCTGAGCGGCGGTGTCGGCGACCAGGCGGAAGGCGAAGTTCGGTGCCCAGCTGTGTGTGACGCCGTACTCCTGTAGCAGGTCGAGCCAGCGCAGCGGATCGGCGAGCACGAACGGGGTCGCCACCTGGATGCTGGTCGCGCCGAGGAACACCCCACCGAGGTGGTAGAGCATCAGCCCGGCGACATGGTCCAGCGGCAGCCAGTTGAGCAGTACGTCGAGGGGGCGGACGTCCAACATCGTCCGGGCACCGACGGCGTACTCGCTGACGCCCCGGTGGGTGATCTGGATGATCTTCGGCGTGCCGGTGCTGCCCGAGGAGAGTTGCAGCATCGCCACCGAGTCCGGGGTGATGTCCAACCGGGGTGGGTCCACGGGATGGGCGGCGGCCAGCTCTGCCACGGCGACGACGCGGTCGGCCAGGGGCAGTCCACGCAGACCGTCGAGGTCGTCGGCTCCGCCGATCACCATCGGCCGCCCCAACGCCTGCCAGGTGTGGCTGATGGCCCGCAGTGCCGGACCGTCCACGTCGTACGACGATGGCGCACCGGTGACGACAGGTACGACGCCGCCGAGCAGGCAGCCCCAGAACGCCGGAAAGAACTCCGCGTCGGAGAGTCGAAGCACGACGTACTGCCCGGCCCGGACGTCGCGCTGACGCAACCCGCCGAGCACCGCCCGGGCCCGGGTCAACAGCTCCGGGTAGCCGAGGCGACCGCGCTCGCCGGCGGGGCCGACCAGCTGCACGCCGGAGTCCGGGAACTGCTGGGCCGCTCGCAGTAGCGCCGCCGGCATGGTCAGGGGGTGCTCCGGATCGACCGGCAGGTCACCGCCATAGCTGATCGCGGGCGGTCGGTCAGGCGTCGCTGAACTCACGGGCCACCTCTGTGGTCGGTGGGCGGGACGCGGACCGGCGGCGGCCAGCCCGGACAGTGCGGATGTGGACGACGAGGAAGCCGATCGCCGCCGCCAGGGCCGCCATGTGCGCGACGGCGACGACGGGGAACGGGGCGAACACGTCGAGCAGCGCGGCGCAGCCGACCATGCCGAGCCCGAAGCCGGTGTTCTGCGCGGTGACGGCGAATCCGAGCACCTGGGCCCGTACGTCGTTCGGCACCCCCTGCAGCCGGGCGGTGTAGGTGATCTCGGCACAGCCGTCCGCCGCGCCAGCGGCCGCCGCCAGCACCACGAGCAGCCACACCGGGGGAGCGGTGAAGGAGAGCACGAAGAAGACCGACATCAGGCAGGTGGCGATGCCGAAGGTCAGCTCGGGGCGGGTCGGTTCCCGCTTGTGACCGCGCCAGCTCAGGAAGGCACCGGCGGCCAGGCTGCCGACCGCCCACGCGGTCAGGAAGGTCGCGGCGAACGAGGCCGGGTTCTCCGGCGAGATGAGGCTGGCGTAGATCGGCAGGCCCACGTTGTGCGACGCCGACCCGAACGCGTCCATACTGCGTACCGCCACCATTGCCAGGAGCAGCGCGGGAACGGCCCGGACTGCGCCGGCCGCCGGTAGCCACCGCCGGATCGTCCATCGACGTGGTTTATCCGCCGTCCCGGGCGGGGTCGGGGTCAGCGTTCCGGTAGCGTCCGGGGCCTCGGTCGGGGTTGGTGTCCCGCTATCGTCCCGAGGCCCGGTGGCGACCCCGGTCCGGGCGGCCCG is a window of Micromonospora polyrhachis DNA encoding:
- a CDS encoding tetratricopeptide repeat protein gives rise to the protein MTDVSQPPPLPAVQRDAQARRDAGDLAGARHLLTAALEAGRAAYGKDHPEVLSTAHMLARLHQEADDPASARRVLEEALADGQRRWGDADPLLLAISFELGTVAEALGNRHEARRNFTRVATTGSGVLGNDHWTVRAARDYLGLPQTDRDEGTVTMVTAPAQATTPPPVTPPIAPPTPVTPPAATHTPAPAPRPAPPQPPAPPPAIEPPTTPLVTVPVSAPPRVPVSAPPRMAAPPPTSYPASAYPPAAPGPQPYLTGPAGPVTPARPMSAPSPASPNKPESRGRNALAIAVVASAAAVVAVAALVIVVVVRDKSAQPPPADQVPPTATRSAAGDPPTELRLRDDQSSITITWTDPTNGTVPFIVAGGQAGRNLGAMATLDAGVTSHTINGLNPRLDYCFTVLAVYSTDGYATSGQVCTSRGSSPG
- a CDS encoding TIGR03618 family F420-dependent PPOX class oxidoreductase yields the protein MNTSRNDGIGVVEETAQSATGAQRPGSGPAPRRLGTGELSRLLSEQQFGVLASVKRDGHPHLSTVLYRWAPEERILRISSTADRLKVRQLKRDPHVALHVNGPDVWSFAVAEGEAEVSAVSAVPGDAIGRELLALTPGFTDPADEAAFLDQLVAEQRVVIRIRVSRLYGTALDIPTGE
- a CDS encoding type I polyketide synthase, encoding MSSATPDRPPAISYGGDLPVDPEHPLTMPAALLRAAQQFPDSGVQLVGPAGERGRLGYPELLTRARAVLGGLRQRDVRAGQYVVLRLSDAEFFPAFWGCLLGGVVPVVTGAPSSYDVDGPALRAISHTWQALGRPMVIGGADDLDGLRGLPLADRVVAVAELAAAHPVDPPRLDITPDSVAMLQLSSGSTGTPKIIQITHRGVSEYAVGARTMLDVRPLDVLLNWLPLDHVAGLMLYHLGGVFLGATSIQVATPFVLADPLRWLDLLQEYGVTHSWAPNFAFRLVADTAAQAAAQAAAQAADQATDQATDQATDQAAGRSWDLRTIRRLVSGGEQCTWETFQAFLNVTAPAGVTAAVLSPAWGMSETCTGITFASLGDSGSWQRVRTSSLTGDLQWAEEHEEEVTTFLSVGPPAPGTTLRIVDEANQVLPEARVGRLQVRSARVTPGYLGDSDATRAAFPEPGWLDTGDLAFMVDGRITITGREKDLIILNGHNYPSHEVERIVAGTAGIVPGLVAACGVPDAETGTETLVIFYVPDAAEPVEPGRVERDVAALVGQRLHVAVGDVVAVPEPEFPRTSGGKIQRSVLRQRYLAGAYQPAAAAGPHTERATEPDGLATKPNTRGPMRPPAPAGVRQLVLDAVSEIVAGPVDPTRPFYELGLGSVQIVRLCARLAQLLDRDVPQPALFAHPTVDALAGFLTGTVATEQDISRPAPGPATDGPTPFASDRRIAIIGMAARLPGAATIEEYWANLTNGVASLRRFTPDELAAAGVPEATIRDADFVPVSGALDDIAGFDAAHFGISAREAELLDPQHRLFLETCHHALEDAGYAGSGGDARIGLFAGSGMNLYSHHTYLRNNLATASDSADPATSIGVALGNQPDFLATRAAYRLGLTGPAVNVQTACSTSLVAVHLAVLALLNDDADIALAGAAAIHVPQVTGYRHAEGSVLSRQGRCRPFDADADGTVGGNGVVAVVLKRLDRALADGDTIHAVVLGTAVNNDGDGKVGFTAPGVAGQVDVVRRALRAAAVPAESIGYVEAHGTGTALGDPIEHEALAQAYSSGTRYLGSVKANIGHLDSCAGLAGLVKAVLAVRTGQIPPQPNFDRPHPAIDLTGGPFRITTTLTAWPSNGTPRRAGVSALGVGGTNAHVVVEEPPAPTTDQPGRAGTPGLLPLSATDPAALRQLAGAYRDRLANQDPPRPADLVVTATRGRRHQRHRLVALGDSPAELAAALGAFLDGVAGSGPVGVRSERAQRVGAAVANERQAGGRVPTGAVLTEVVLTGEIPPQGVGTLAMAFPGQGSTLRPMLALAERFDVLGELLAQTAASYHQAVGGDLYEQLAHTGPDGPPTEVSQPALVALGIGLYRLWHTWGIQPSYLLGHSVGELAALAAAGALSAIDAIRLAGHRGRLMRDGMEPGAMLAVAAGRSALDRLLAVVSDLELAACNGPTRYVVAGPPEAVTAAMRQAKLLGVPCRQLAVTRAFHTSAVGEKVLTELRELVDGVTIRPIQLPVISTLDGVLREPGWRPDADHLCRQAREPVQFDTALRRLANLGTHLVVEAGPDATLTGLARRTTPDVRWLPSQPVEHSPVAGLWRAVGALYCAGAPIDWAAATRDSGGRRVPLPTYPFQRRAHWISGLSGTATRTTGDDTAVNGVLEQVRAMTATRLGVELSEITPDETFLGLGADSLLLLTMSREVDREFGVRVPVRELFGDLNTPRRLAESIAATTTASASASAAPAATIPDSATPAATIAATTDAEPAVPARERASAPDGATAGGTISAIAEIVHRQLDLMRQQLDLLAGATPPVRVESVAPPSPQRASAESTEKPEKPEKATVPEKAASPDVAGKAAIGTTDFSLYFFGDYPASADQDRYRLILDAAEYADTHDFHAVWFPERHFHSFGGIFPNPSVLAAAIATRTERIRLNAGSVVLPLHHPVRVAEEWSMVDNLSGGRVGLGCAPGWHANDFVFYPDNFGRHKQVMYEHLETVRQLWRGEAVPARSGSGEQIEVRLFPRPVQEMPPFFTAIVGNPDSYREAARRNIGVVTNLMTQDVDQLARNIALYRRTRAEHGWDPAGGRVAVLLHTFLGADTEKARRQAFEPFCAYLRSSFSLLGQVTNSLGINIDLANTPEDDLRFLLAQAYERYCEQRALIGSPESSREVVRAVLDAGADEIACFVDFGVPPDTVRAGLPFIDALRRSTPRHRSTPHHWSTPHHWSTPHHRDDNNDGQVPTEVGPAHPELAPLSPAQRRLWLVEQMQPGTPAYNEAAATRLDGALDVAALRTALRDVVDRHAPLRTSYRLVAGEPMQVLHREVAVECPVVGRTGWTEADAVRQALDEESQRRFDLFGGPPFAFRLLRFSATHHVLVTSFHHLATDGHSYGVFTRDLSACYRARSAGGAPALPALPVTYPELARGRRTDPAQRATDLRYWRELLTPPAPALVLPSALPRPAAPSAAGRSLFETIPTALTAEIGRFSRTTGVTVFSTLMTAFAVMVGRASGERDFVLGTGVTSRDEQTNDLVGFFVDTVPLRFDLTGDPTFAELATRVQRAVVDGLPHTGLPFDDLVRELDPLREQGRHPLFDVAVEYESGGAFAYDLPGITATPLPQGLAKAPVDLMVYLSHDEQIRCHVEFRTEVFDEATVRGFLTDFHRVLGRATANPALPLSRLATELDSADTSDRASRSSEAVGTDGDADPEDGAGLSEAERLVHDAWCAALGVSRLPMDQAFFAVGGHSLASVRLANRLSELFGTTVPVHRLLTSTGIRQLAATLTAGDATPAALTAGDPTPAALTAGDSAVDSGGRAVEDEAPATYQQEQMWWRQRQVPDPPAVHIALRVDLTGPLSVPALTGALDTLVHRHPALRTRIVERNGALFQQVFAHRPVTVAASTVAPDDVEAWAIATGRVPFVEGEPLLRATLAEVDVNRWSLLVLIHHLAADGWSVLRLLDELTEAYSATVAGRSPTLAPLVASYASYARQQRGTPPTEEVRKYWRGQLADAPTRLELPTDRPRPARSAAGAEFTFTVPATITGRLTELAQDTRATLFPVFASAYALLLSRLTGGDDIVLASPYAHRAGREHEPVVGLFASPMLLRLRPTGESTFAALMSATDISVLDAVRHQPAPVTVVYQELDPQWRPGQPPPVGTALFAWNPVLPALSLPDLGVRVLDQPLACARRDFSLMLKPDGGEVSGAVEYATDLFDERTVVDWCDRFVRLLDAVATDPHRRLDAY